The segment CGGGAAGATCAGATCATTGAAAGTAAACCCGATCCATTGGCTGTGGCTGAGCTGCTCCACGGCCAGCGCCGTTTTCGAGAGCCGCAGCGCGCCCAGGGCGTGGGCGATGCGCTCCGCTCCGATGATCCAGAACATATTGAAACCGCGCAAGGCGTCTAGGGAATGCAGCCGGGGTCCGGCTCCCGGTTTCGGCGCGGCAGCCGGTTCGGCGCCGGAGATCCGATCCCAAACTTTGGTCAACTTCATCACCATGCTCCGAAAAGTCCAATCGGTCAAGCGGCGCGAAAGGCCGCGCGCGTGGCGCGCCATTCCCCTTTTCCTTTGCTCATCCGGTGATTCAATACACTGAGATATAACGCAGGAACGTGGTTCAAGGTTCACCCTCGCGGCTCGAGAACCGTGGCTACCCCGTATTATTTACGAAAATTTAACCGGCCACGCCGCAAAACTCCAGAAATCACTCCTCACCCGGCCCAACGGCCGGGAGCAATGAGGGCTTTCCCTGGGGTTCAGGGTGAACGCCTTTCCGCATCCCGGAGCGCCCGCCCCGGCAGGTTTCTGCGGCAAAATGTTGCACAAGGCCGCTCTTCCATCTATAATCAATGGTAAGCGGTCCTTCATTTTCCATATTCAGCGATCGGATGTGATGATGTTGATCTTAGGTGTCAGGGCTCATGATTTTGGCACGACCTCCATCCCCGAATTGGCCGGCCGGATCGGCGCCAAGGGGATCCCCAGCATTCAACTGGCGCTCGCCAAGGCGATCGCCGGCATAAAGCCGGAGCCGGGCCATCTCAGTCCGGGTTTGGCCCATTATTGCCGGCAGTGTTTCGCGGCGCACAACATTCAAATCGCGGTGCTCGGCTGTTACATCAACCCGATCCATCCCGACCCCGTAGAACGCCGGCGTTCCCTGGAGCGTTTCAAGGAACACCTCCGCTACGCCCGGGCTTTCGGCTGCAGCATCGTGGGGACGGAGACCGGCTCGCTCCATGCCGACTGCTCGTACCACCCGGACAATGAGAGCGAGGCCGCTTTCCGGACCCTGGTGGAGAGCGTCGCCCAACTGGTGGCGGAGGCGGAACGGTTCGGGACTTTCGTCGGGATCGAGGGAGTCACCACCCATACCATTACCACGCCCGCCAAAATGAAACAGCTGTTGACGGCCATTCCCTCGGGCAACCTGCAGGTGATCTTCGACCCGGTCAATCTGCTTTCGCCAGCCAACTATCAGGAGCAGGACCGGATCATCGGCGAATCCTTCGATTTATTCGGAGACAAGATCG is part of the Hydrogenispora ethanolica genome and harbors:
- a CDS encoding sugar phosphate isomerase/epimerase family protein, giving the protein MLILGVRAHDFGTTSIPELAGRIGAKGIPSIQLALAKAIAGIKPEPGHLSPGLAHYCRQCFAAHNIQIAVLGCYINPIHPDPVERRRSLERFKEHLRYARAFGCSIVGTETGSLHADCSYHPDNESEAAFRTLVESVAQLVAEAERFGTFVGIEGVTTHTITTPAKMKQLLTAIPSGNLQVIFDPVNLLSPANYQEQDRIIGESFDLFGDKIVAIHSKDFVVEDGRLKLVPVGQGMLHHELLLKTVKNAKPYINFLLEGANPATVDTSLAFLERLYQQV